In one window of Corynebacterium mycetoides DNA:
- a CDS encoding suppressor of fused domain protein, whose amino-acid sequence MTGDEVAAWLAGIFPDLRLSLTDARPYATATLGGLPVAVTVGFSSVDTGLVMQDDANTQVRCEIVCRADAQPQEVAEVVVAATRMIESLGVPAQPGTLLENLLPSNHVRHGYLREPELFERGTPLFNEPGRMTLLLELILLTDDERDVLRERGYSGLATRLRRRGVRVGDWQRDADEG is encoded by the coding sequence ATGACGGGCGACGAGGTCGCGGCCTGGCTCGCGGGGATTTTTCCCGACCTTCGCCTCTCGCTTACCGACGCCCGCCCCTACGCCACCGCGACCCTGGGCGGCCTCCCCGTCGCGGTGACGGTGGGGTTCTCGAGCGTGGACACGGGCCTGGTGATGCAGGACGACGCGAACACGCAGGTGCGCTGCGAGATTGTGTGCCGCGCGGACGCGCAGCCGCAGGAGGTGGCCGAGGTGGTCGTGGCCGCCACGCGCATGATTGAGTCGCTGGGCGTGCCCGCGCAGCCCGGCACGCTGCTGGAGAATCTGCTGCCGAGCAACCACGTGCGCCACGGCTACCTGCGTGAGCCGGAACTGTTCGAGCGGGGCACGCCCCTGTTCAACGAGCCGGGCAGGATGACGCTGCTGCTGGAGCTCATCCTGCTCACCGACGACGAGCGAGACGTCTTGCGCGAGCGCGGCTATTCGGGGCTGGCCACGCGCCTGCGCCGCCGCGGCGTGCGGGTGGGGGACTGGCAGCGGGACGCTGACGAAGGCTAG
- a CDS encoding DNA polymerase III subunit gamma and tau: protein MALYRKYRPASFGEVIGQEQVTRPLSTALDNGRINHAYLFSGPRGCGKTSSARILARSLNCVHGPTSTPCGKCASCVSLAPGGPGNLDVMELDAASHGGVEDMRELRERALFAPAESRYRVFIIDEAHMITKEGNNALLKVVEEPPEHLIFIFATTEPEKMLGTIRSRTHNYPFRLLTPQAMRELLEKVVREEGVVVEDAVYPLVIQAGGGSPRDTLSILDQLLSGAGPDGLTYDLAIPLLGVTELSLVDATVDALAARDASAMFSTIDDVIEAGHEPRRFASDLLDRLRDLMLIRTVPDAFGQGLVSAPAERVEVLTAQAQRFSGNELANLASEVNDRMASLRGATSPRLLLEVMMAHLITSPEVSAPVQVPGPDLPSQPAQLAPNSPAPVTQNRSGAAAAAAAAAAASERSTPRTTSTPGPQRAPKPDPAPVETPAAPDEDLFEKVRADWTRMRQAVGERNKVAEIMLTEAKPLKFDGDTLVVGHNTGALAERINAESNNADIAAVFSERLGRDVKVRCVVGTTAPSTTAARTPRAAEDRPDPEPEEPAPAPDERDWRAAAEAASRRASSRSQREEIPLPPEPEDPEDTVEPEEPAPDYTREDEERDMVVQAQEEGARDRRDATAVAMDLLASELGARPL from the coding sequence GTGGCTTTGTACCGGAAATACCGTCCCGCGTCGTTCGGCGAGGTGATCGGCCAGGAACAGGTGACCAGGCCGCTGTCAACGGCGCTGGACAACGGGCGGATCAACCATGCGTATCTGTTTTCCGGGCCGAGGGGGTGCGGGAAGACGTCGTCGGCACGCATTTTGGCGCGCTCCCTCAACTGCGTCCATGGCCCGACGTCGACGCCGTGCGGCAAGTGCGCGTCGTGCGTTTCGCTGGCGCCGGGCGGCCCCGGCAACCTGGACGTGATGGAGCTGGACGCCGCCTCCCACGGCGGTGTGGAGGACATGCGCGAACTGCGCGAGCGCGCGCTGTTCGCGCCGGCGGAGTCGCGCTACCGCGTCTTCATCATCGACGAGGCCCACATGATCACGAAAGAGGGCAACAACGCCCTGCTCAAGGTGGTGGAGGAGCCGCCGGAGCACCTGATTTTCATCTTCGCCACCACCGAGCCGGAGAAGATGCTGGGCACGATCCGCTCCCGCACCCACAACTACCCGTTCCGGCTGCTCACGCCGCAGGCGATGCGCGAGCTGCTGGAGAAGGTGGTGCGCGAGGAGGGCGTGGTTGTCGAGGACGCCGTGTACCCGCTGGTCATCCAGGCAGGAGGCGGCTCGCCGCGCGACACCCTGTCCATCCTGGACCAGCTGCTTTCCGGCGCGGGTCCGGACGGCCTGACGTACGACCTCGCCATCCCGCTGCTGGGGGTCACCGAGCTTTCGCTTGTCGACGCCACCGTCGACGCGCTGGCCGCCCGCGACGCGAGCGCCATGTTCAGCACGATCGATGACGTCATCGAGGCCGGCCACGAACCGCGCCGCTTCGCCAGCGACCTGCTGGATCGCCTGCGCGACCTGATGCTCATCCGTACCGTGCCCGACGCCTTCGGCCAGGGCCTGGTCAGCGCCCCGGCGGAGCGCGTGGAGGTGCTCACGGCCCAGGCGCAGCGGTTCTCGGGCAACGAGCTGGCGAACCTCGCCTCCGAGGTCAACGACCGCATGGCGTCCCTGCGTGGCGCCACCAGCCCGCGCCTGCTGCTCGAGGTGATGATGGCGCACCTGATCACCTCCCCGGAGGTATCTGCGCCGGTGCAGGTCCCGGGGCCGGATCTGCCGTCGCAGCCCGCGCAGCTGGCCCCGAACTCGCCCGCCCCGGTGACGCAGAACCGCTCCGGGGCCGCTGCCGCCGCGGCAGCAGCAGCGGCCGCGAGCGAACGCAGCACCCCGCGCACGACGTCCACGCCCGGCCCGCAGCGCGCGCCGAAGCCCGACCCCGCACCCGTGGAAACCCCCGCCGCGCCGGATGAGGACCTCTTTGAGAAGGTCCGCGCCGACTGGACGCGCATGCGTCAGGCCGTGGGCGAGCGCAACAAGGTCGCCGAGATCATGCTCACCGAGGCCAAGCCGCTGAAGTTCGACGGCGACACCCTCGTCGTCGGGCACAACACCGGGGCCCTGGCGGAGCGCATCAACGCCGAGAGCAACAACGCCGACATCGCCGCGGTGTTCTCCGAGCGCCTCGGGCGCGACGTGAAGGTGCGCTGCGTGGTGGGCACCACGGCGCCTTCAACCACTGCAGCCCGGACCCCGCGTGCCGCCGAGGACCGGCCGGACCCCGAGCCCGAGGAGCCTGCCCCGGCCCCGGACGAGCGCGATTGGCGGGCGGCTGCCGAGGCCGCGAGCAGGCGGGCGTCGTCGCGCTCGCAGCGCGAGGAGATCCCGCTGCCGCCGGAACCAGAGGACCCGGAAGACACCGTAGAACCGGAGGAGCCCGCGCCCGACTACACGCGCGAGGACGAGGAGCGCGACATGGTGGTTCAGGCGCAGGAGGAAGGAGCGCGGGACCGCAGGGACGCGACCGCGGTGGCCATGGATCTGCTTGCCTCTGAGCTCGGGGCGCGCCCGCTGTAG
- a CDS encoding YbaB/EbfC family nucleoid-associated protein, producing MTQPNMPADMQELIRQAAEVQAQLQRAQEELLNTTVEGTAGGGLVTVTMTGGAEIKDLSIKSEAVDPEDVETLQDLILAAYRDAHNKAGQLAQDKIGPLTNPAGAQQAPGEIPFGGII from the coding sequence ATGACCCAGCCGAACATGCCCGCTGACATGCAGGAACTTATCCGCCAGGCCGCTGAGGTGCAGGCGCAGCTGCAGCGCGCCCAGGAGGAGCTGCTCAACACCACTGTCGAGGGCACCGCAGGCGGCGGCCTCGTGACCGTCACTATGACCGGCGGCGCCGAGATCAAGGATCTTTCCATCAAGTCCGAGGCCGTGGACCCGGAGGACGTGGAGACGCTGCAGGATCTCATCCTCGCCGCCTACCGCGACGCCCACAACAAGGCGGGACAGCTCGCCCAGGACAAGATCGGCCCCCTGACCAACCCGGCCGGCGCTCAGCAGGCCCCCGGCGAGATCCCCTTTGGCGGCATCATCTAA
- the recR gene encoding recombination mediator RecR: MFEGPLQDLIDELSRLPGIGPKSAQRIAFHLLKQDPDDVDRLVGALNAVRDGVTFCRICSNVSREDVCRICADSGRDAGLVCVVEDAKDIQVIERTGEFRGRYHVLGGALDPLSNIGPKDLAIAPLLQRIGAVLPDVDGAEPPNVHEVIIATDPDTEGEATASYLARLLKDFPDLVVSRLASGMPLGGDLEFVDELTLSRALTGRLTL, encoded by the coding sequence ATGTTTGAAGGACCGCTGCAAGATCTTATCGACGAGCTCTCGCGCCTGCCCGGCATCGGCCCGAAGAGCGCGCAGCGGATCGCCTTCCACCTGCTCAAGCAGGACCCCGATGACGTCGACCGCTTGGTCGGCGCCCTGAACGCTGTGCGTGACGGGGTGACGTTTTGCCGCATCTGCTCCAACGTCTCGCGCGAGGACGTCTGCCGCATCTGCGCAGATTCCGGCCGCGACGCAGGCCTGGTGTGCGTGGTCGAAGACGCCAAGGACATCCAGGTCATTGAGCGCACCGGGGAGTTCCGCGGCCGCTACCACGTGCTCGGCGGGGCGCTCGACCCTTTGTCCAACATCGGCCCCAAGGACCTGGCCATCGCGCCGCTGCTACAGCGCATTGGCGCCGTGTTGCCGGACGTGGACGGTGCGGAGCCGCCGAACGTGCACGAGGTGATCATCGCCACCGACCCGGACACTGAGGGGGAGGCCACGGCCTCCTACCTGGCGCGTCTGCTCAAAGATTTCCCCGACCTGGTGGTCTCCCGCCTCGCCTCGGGCATGCCGCTCGGCGGCGACCTGGAGTTCGTCGACGAGCTGACGCTCTCGCGCGCCCTGACCGGGCGGCTGACCCTCTAG
- a CDS encoding type 1 glutamine amidotransferase, whose product MAKHLRIGLVLPDVLGTYGDDGNALVLRQRARMRGIPAEIERILLDGTVPDNCDIYTIGGGEDSAQVIAAAKLAASPGLASAAADGRPIFAVCAGMQVLGRTFTAHGTQVDGLGLIDATTSPMSTRAIGEVSASPTRAGITATLTEPLTGFENHMGGTVLGPDASALGTVKRGVGNADGSVEGVVQGSVVATYMHGPALARNPQLADLLLANALGVTLAELEPLELGEVDRLRLERLR is encoded by the coding sequence GTGGCTAAGCATCTGCGCATCGGCCTCGTTCTGCCGGACGTGCTGGGCACCTACGGCGACGACGGCAACGCGCTCGTCCTGCGCCAGCGCGCGCGGATGCGCGGCATCCCGGCAGAGATCGAGCGCATCCTGCTTGACGGCACCGTCCCCGACAACTGCGACATCTACACCATCGGCGGCGGCGAGGACTCCGCGCAGGTCATCGCCGCAGCAAAGCTGGCCGCCTCGCCGGGGCTGGCCTCCGCCGCCGCCGACGGCCGCCCGATCTTCGCCGTGTGCGCCGGCATGCAGGTGCTCGGCCGCACGTTTACCGCTCACGGCACGCAGGTGGACGGGCTCGGGCTTATCGACGCCACCACGTCCCCCATGTCCACGCGCGCGATCGGCGAAGTGTCCGCCAGCCCCACCCGCGCGGGTATCACAGCTACGCTAACCGAGCCGTTGACGGGGTTCGAGAACCACATGGGCGGCACCGTGCTGGGCCCGGACGCCTCGGCGCTGGGGACCGTCAAACGCGGAGTGGGCAACGCGGACGGCTCCGTTGAGGGCGTTGTTCAGGGCAGCGTGGTGGCCACCTACATGCACGGCCCCGCGCTGGCGCGCAACCCGCAGCTCGCCGACCTGCTCCTGGCCAACGCCCTGGGCGTGACGCTGGCTGAGCTGGAGCCCCTGGAGCTGGGGGAAGTCGACCGCCTGCGCCTCGAGCGCCTGCGCTAG
- a CDS encoding Mur ligase family protein, which translates to MKNSPLSRLRSRAAVAAARVATTASRATGRGAGGMIGGLVAGVIDPTIMESLGRGRPAVLVTGTNGKSTTTRMLAGALGARYTVATNDGGDNMDAGIVSALLAGRDASHIALEVDELHVPAVAERLRPQALVLLNLSRDQLDRVGEINKIERALRSAVEAHPEMKVIANCDDVLISSVAFDHPNVVWVAAGAGWLGDSVTNPRSGGHVVQTEGDWYGVEPLADGREFRRPTPAYWLEGQTLHTPHGARELNLKLPGRANLGNAAQAIAAAVEAFGVDLEQAVRATEKVDNVAGRYSTVTLGEREVHLLLAKNPAGWQEALSMVDRGADGLVIATNGQVADGEDLSWLWDVKFEDFEGVKVVAAGERGTDLAVRLLYADIEHSLIHDPVEAIRACPPGRVEVLANYTAFRDLKKDLTKQEDYRG; encoded by the coding sequence ATGAAAAATAGTCCTCTTTCCCGGTTGCGCTCCCGCGCGGCGGTCGCGGCGGCACGGGTGGCCACCACCGCGTCTCGGGCCACCGGGCGCGGCGCGGGCGGAATGATCGGCGGCCTGGTCGCGGGCGTGATCGACCCCACCATCATGGAGTCGCTCGGCCGCGGCCGCCCCGCGGTGCTGGTCACGGGAACGAACGGCAAATCCACCACGACCCGGATGCTCGCCGGCGCGCTGGGCGCGCGATACACCGTGGCCACCAACGACGGCGGCGACAACATGGACGCGGGCATCGTCTCCGCGCTCCTGGCGGGCAGGGATGCCTCGCACATCGCCCTCGAGGTGGACGAACTCCACGTGCCGGCGGTGGCCGAGCGGCTTAGACCGCAGGCGCTGGTGCTGCTCAACCTCTCGCGCGACCAGCTCGACCGCGTCGGCGAGATCAACAAAATCGAGCGCGCCCTGCGCTCGGCCGTGGAAGCGCACCCGGAGATGAAGGTCATCGCCAACTGCGACGACGTGCTCATCTCCTCGGTCGCGTTCGACCACCCCAACGTGGTGTGGGTCGCCGCGGGTGCGGGGTGGCTGGGAGATTCGGTGACCAATCCGCGCTCTGGCGGCCACGTGGTCCAAACCGAGGGCGACTGGTACGGGGTCGAACCGCTTGCCGACGGCCGCGAGTTCCGCCGCCCCACCCCCGCCTACTGGCTCGAGGGGCAGACGCTGCACACCCCGCACGGCGCCCGCGAGCTGAACCTGAAACTTCCCGGGCGCGCGAACCTGGGCAACGCCGCCCAGGCGATTGCCGCCGCGGTCGAGGCGTTCGGCGTCGACCTCGAGCAGGCGGTGCGCGCCACGGAGAAGGTGGACAACGTCGCGGGCCGCTACTCCACCGTCACGCTCGGCGAGCGCGAGGTGCATCTGTTGCTGGCGAAGAACCCGGCCGGGTGGCAGGAGGCGCTGAGCATGGTCGACCGCGGCGCGGACGGCCTGGTCATCGCCACCAACGGCCAGGTCGCCGACGGCGAGGACCTGTCGTGGTTGTGGGACGTGAAGTTCGAGGACTTCGAGGGGGTCAAGGTCGTCGCCGCCGGCGAGCGCGGCACGGACCTCGCCGTGCGCCTGCTCTACGCCGACATCGAACACTCCCTGATCCACGATCCGGTTGAGGCGATCCGCGCCTGCCCCCCGGGCCGCGTGGAGGTGCTGGCCAACTACACCGCGTTCCGCGACCTGAAGAAGGATCTGACCAAGCAGGAGGATTATCGTGGCTAA
- a CDS encoding DNA polymerase III subunit epsilon (3'-5' exonuclease of DNA polymerase III), producing MEEQYPFVAVSIQATGIHPSTGRMVTLDAVTFDDTGAIGEEFHSVFSTGADAGPCHNHGLAPGDFAQAPRFARHLKTLDRIVDKRTLVLHDAPVTWGFIVSEARRAMNAAARANRSRAKRNGRRRQRVGHVPRPELIVDTLASARLQGVIPLDTRPGAVARLLGLDAPDPTASVERAQRAEEDTSREQTMLVKDLFFALRGGELAAAAPEDLAPDRFGLQRSVVRVDAENDTLDVDNPGVYSAETGLRDGMEIVVTDDIAADPDAIIAAAVEHGLNYAEKLTRQTSLVVSDAPARGVELRGKAMHAARKGIPVLSAEEFETAVARRG from the coding sequence GTGGAGGAGCAGTACCCGTTTGTTGCGGTGAGCATCCAGGCCACGGGGATCCACCCGTCAACGGGCCGGATGGTCACACTCGACGCGGTCACGTTCGACGACACCGGCGCAATCGGCGAGGAGTTCCACTCCGTGTTCAGCACCGGGGCGGACGCCGGCCCGTGCCACAACCACGGCCTCGCGCCGGGGGATTTCGCGCAGGCCCCGCGTTTCGCGCGGCACCTCAAGACGCTGGACCGCATCGTCGACAAGCGCACGCTCGTGCTTCACGACGCCCCCGTGACGTGGGGATTCATCGTCTCGGAGGCCCGGCGGGCGATGAACGCGGCGGCGCGCGCGAACCGCTCCCGGGCGAAGCGCAACGGGCGCAGGCGCCAGCGCGTGGGGCACGTCCCGCGCCCGGAGCTGATCGTGGACACGCTCGCCAGCGCGCGGCTGCAGGGGGTTATCCCGCTGGATACCCGCCCGGGCGCGGTGGCGCGGCTGCTCGGCCTCGACGCACCCGACCCCACCGCGAGCGTGGAGCGCGCCCAGCGCGCCGAGGAGGACACGTCCCGGGAGCAGACGATGCTGGTCAAGGACCTGTTCTTCGCCCTGCGCGGGGGTGAGTTAGCTGCCGCGGCGCCGGAGGACCTGGCCCCGGACCGCTTCGGGCTGCAGCGCTCCGTCGTGCGCGTCGACGCGGAGAACGACACCTTGGACGTGGACAACCCCGGCGTGTATTCAGCGGAGACCGGCCTGCGCGACGGGATGGAGATCGTGGTCACCGACGACATCGCCGCCGACCCCGACGCGATCATCGCCGCCGCGGTGGAGCACGGGCTCAATTACGCGGAGAAGCTCACGCGCCAGACGTCGCTGGTGGTCTCCGACGCCCCCGCCCGCGGCGTGGAGCTGCGCGGCAAGGCCATGCACGCCGCGCGCAAGGGCATCCCCGTGCTGTCCGCCGAGGAGTTTGAAACCGCCGTGGCACGACGTGGTTAG
- the leuA gene encoding 2-isopropylmalate synthase has product MSPLHPEFSAPNEIRTPSGPRNEGQPAWNKQRGSHMPVSRYLPFADEVEDIVLPDRTWPDKKITAAPQWCAVDLRDGNQALIDPMSPERKRRMFNLLVQMGYKEIEVGFPSASQTDFDFVREIIENDMIPDDVTIQVLVQAREHLIRRTFEACDGAKNVVVHFYNSTSKLQREVVFRKDRPAIKKLATDAAELIKSIAADYPGTHWRWEYSPESYTGTELDFALEVCDAVVDIMEATPDNPMIINLPSTVEMITPNVYADSIEWMHRNFAKRDSIILSLHPHNDRGEGVAAAELGYLAGADRIEGCLFGNGERTGNVDLVTLGLNMLTQGVDPQIDFSDITRIREVVEYCNQLRVPERHPYGGDLVFTAFSGSHQDAVNKGLDALAQKVRPGASSTDVSWEELRDTVWEVPYLPIDPKDVGRTYEAVIRVNSQSGKGGVAYIMKTDHGINMPKAMQPEFSAIVQNITDTEGGEVNSKNMWDIFAATYLDLDSPLELVSYNVTGAVNEDEDSSVTAEVVYDGATRVLTGSGNGPVAAFAQALETLGIDFEVQDYTQRSRTAGDDADAACYIQADVNGATAWGVGIAGSTTRASLKAIVSCVNRGLTSAKMGGV; this is encoded by the coding sequence ATGAGCCCCCTGCACCCTGAATTTTCCGCCCCGAACGAGATTCGCACCCCTTCCGGCCCCCGCAACGAGGGCCAGCCCGCCTGGAACAAGCAGCGCGGCTCCCACATGCCGGTATCGCGCTACCTGCCCTTCGCCGATGAGGTCGAGGACATCGTCCTGCCCGACCGCACGTGGCCCGACAAGAAGATCACCGCCGCCCCGCAGTGGTGCGCCGTGGACCTGCGCGACGGCAACCAGGCGCTCATTGACCCGATGAGCCCGGAGCGCAAGCGCCGCATGTTCAACCTGCTCGTGCAGATGGGCTACAAGGAGATCGAGGTTGGCTTCCCGTCCGCGTCGCAGACGGACTTCGACTTCGTGCGCGAGATCATCGAAAACGACATGATCCCCGACGACGTGACCATCCAGGTCCTCGTCCAGGCCCGGGAGCACCTGATCCGCCGCACGTTCGAGGCCTGCGACGGAGCGAAGAACGTCGTCGTCCACTTCTACAACTCCACCTCCAAGCTGCAGCGCGAGGTGGTCTTCCGCAAGGACCGCCCCGCGATCAAGAAGCTCGCCACCGACGCCGCCGAGCTAATCAAGTCCATCGCCGCCGACTACCCGGGCACCCACTGGCGCTGGGAGTACTCGCCGGAGTCCTACACCGGCACCGAGCTCGACTTCGCCCTGGAGGTGTGCGACGCGGTGGTCGACATCATGGAGGCGACCCCGGACAACCCGATGATCATCAACCTGCCGTCGACGGTGGAGATGATCACCCCGAACGTCTACGCCGACTCGATTGAGTGGATGCACCGCAACTTTGCCAAGCGCGACAGCATCATCTTGTCCCTGCACCCCCACAACGACCGCGGCGAGGGCGTGGCCGCGGCCGAGCTGGGCTACCTCGCCGGCGCGGACCGCATTGAGGGCTGCCTGTTCGGCAACGGCGAGCGCACCGGCAACGTGGACCTGGTCACGCTCGGGCTGAACATGCTCACGCAGGGCGTGGACCCGCAGATCGACTTCTCCGACATCACCCGCATCCGGGAGGTCGTTGAGTACTGCAACCAGCTGCGCGTGCCGGAGCGCCACCCCTACGGCGGTGACCTGGTCTTCACCGCGTTCTCCGGCTCCCACCAGGATGCCGTGAACAAGGGCCTCGACGCGCTCGCGCAGAAGGTCCGCCCCGGCGCGTCGTCCACCGACGTCAGCTGGGAGGAGCTGCGCGACACGGTGTGGGAGGTTCCCTACCTGCCCATCGACCCGAAGGATGTCGGCCGCACCTACGAGGCCGTGATCCGCGTGAACTCGCAGTCCGGCAAGGGCGGGGTGGCCTACATCATGAAGACGGACCACGGCATCAACATGCCCAAGGCCATGCAGCCGGAGTTCTCCGCCATCGTGCAGAACATCACGGACACCGAGGGCGGCGAGGTCAACTCCAAGAACATGTGGGACATCTTCGCGGCGACCTACCTCGACCTGGATTCCCCGCTCGAGCTGGTCAGCTACAACGTCACGGGCGCGGTCAACGAGGACGAGGACTCCTCCGTCACCGCCGAGGTGGTCTACGACGGCGCCACCCGTGTGCTCACAGGTTCTGGCAACGGCCCCGTCGCCGCGTTCGCGCAGGCACTGGAGACGCTCGGCATCGACTTCGAGGTGCAGGACTACACCCAGCGCTCGCGTACCGCGGGTGATGACGCCGACGCGGCCTGCTACATCCAGGCCGACGTCAACGGTGCGACCGCCTGGGGCGTGGGGATTGCGGGCTCGACCACCCGCGCCTCGCTCAAGGCGATCGTGTCCTGCGTGAACCGGGGCCTGACCAGCGCGAAGATGGGCGGGGTCTAA
- a CDS encoding DMT family transporter, producing the protein MAVHNNALAVTFALLSAVTIAVGTVWRHHILRAGLGHAEANRFPLASLRRPQWWMSIALAFVAYGLQALALAFGSLLVVQPILVLSLMFTLVLAARVERRVMDADEALWALVLTISVGVVVVLGRPLPGQHGAPAWEWAAVTAVGLLACAGTFAYASTRSPATQALLYGVVCGVVFGYLAVFSKVAVDAFASGGVAAMIGTWQFWAMVATSLVGTAVQQYAFGAGVLSRSLPAMKIAEPLVAFYLGWSILGEKMQVASVFGWAVMVASISCMLVATAMLARKPVT; encoded by the coding sequence ATGGCCGTGCACAACAATGCCCTCGCCGTCACCTTCGCGCTGCTGTCTGCGGTGACGATTGCGGTAGGCACCGTCTGGCGCCACCACATCCTGCGCGCGGGGCTGGGACACGCGGAGGCGAACCGCTTTCCCCTCGCCTCACTGAGGCGGCCGCAGTGGTGGATGTCCATCGCGCTGGCGTTCGTGGCCTACGGCCTGCAGGCGCTCGCGCTCGCCTTCGGCTCCCTGCTGGTGGTCCAGCCGATCCTGGTGCTCTCGCTGATGTTCACCCTGGTGCTCGCGGCGCGGGTCGAGCGCCGCGTGATGGACGCGGACGAGGCCCTGTGGGCGCTGGTGCTCACCATCAGCGTGGGCGTCGTGGTCGTCCTCGGCCGCCCCCTGCCCGGGCAGCACGGCGCGCCCGCCTGGGAATGGGCGGCCGTCACCGCGGTGGGGCTGCTCGCATGCGCCGGCACCTTCGCCTACGCCTCCACGCGCTCGCCCGCCACCCAAGCCCTGCTCTACGGCGTCGTCTGCGGCGTGGTGTTCGGCTACCTCGCGGTGTTTTCCAAGGTGGCCGTCGACGCGTTCGCCTCCGGCGGCGTGGCCGCGATGATTGGCACGTGGCAGTTCTGGGCGATGGTGGCCACATCCCTGGTGGGGACGGCCGTGCAGCAGTACGCGTTCGGGGCGGGGGTGCTCTCACGGTCGCTGCCCGCAATGAAGATTGCGGAGCCCCTCGTCGCCTTCTACCTCGGGTGGTCCATCCTGGGCGAGAAAATGCAGGTGGCCAGTGTGTTCGGGTGGGCCGTCATGGTGGCGTCGATAAGCTGCATGCTCGTTGCCACGGCCATGTTGGCCCGCAAACCGGTGACGTGA
- a CDS encoding aspartate kinase, whose translation MALIVQKYGGSSLESAERIRAVAERIVATRRAGNDVVVVCSAMGDTTDELLDLAAQVNPTPPLREMDMLLTAGERISNSLVAMAVAAHGEDVQSFTGSQAGVITTERHGNARIVEVTPGRVQDAVEQGKIAIVAGFQGVNRDTRDITTLGRGGSDTTAVALAAAMGADECEIYSDVDGVYTADPRIVPDARKLDQLCFEEMLELAASGSKILVLRSVEYARAFNVPLRVRSSYSNDTGTLVAGALEDIPVEEAVLSGVATDDSEAKITILGIPDNPGEAAKVFRALADAEINIDMVLQNISSAEDNKTDITFTLPVADGVRGVELLSALKDAEGWDDLAYNDSIGKVSLVGAGMKSHPGVTADFTEALRDAGINIEMITTSEIRITAVVRQGDLAEAARAIHSKFDLGGEEPAVVYAGTGR comes from the coding sequence ATGGCTCTGATCGTCCAGAAGTACGGGGGGTCCTCCCTCGAGAGTGCCGAGCGCATCCGCGCCGTCGCCGAGCGCATCGTGGCCACCCGCAGGGCAGGGAACGATGTCGTCGTCGTGTGCTCCGCCATGGGTGATACCACCGACGAGTTGCTCGACCTGGCCGCCCAGGTCAACCCCACCCCGCCCCTGCGCGAGATGGACATGCTGCTCACGGCTGGGGAGCGCATCTCCAACTCCCTGGTGGCCATGGCCGTTGCCGCCCACGGGGAGGACGTGCAGTCCTTCACAGGTTCCCAAGCCGGGGTGATCACCACGGAGCGCCACGGAAACGCCCGCATCGTCGAGGTCACCCCCGGCCGCGTCCAGGACGCCGTGGAGCAGGGAAAGATTGCCATCGTCGCCGGGTTCCAGGGGGTCAACCGCGACACCCGCGACATCACCACGCTGGGCCGCGGCGGCTCCGACACCACGGCGGTGGCGCTGGCGGCGGCCATGGGAGCCGACGAGTGCGAGATTTACTCCGACGTGGACGGCGTCTACACCGCTGACCCGCGCATCGTGCCGGACGCGCGCAAGCTGGACCAGCTCTGCTTCGAGGAGATGCTGGAACTGGCGGCGAGCGGCTCGAAGATTCTCGTGCTGCGCAGCGTCGAATATGCCCGCGCGTTCAACGTGCCCCTGCGGGTACGCTCGTCATACAGCAACGACACCGGCACCCTGGTCGCCGGAGCATTGGAGGATATCCCCGTGGAAGAAGCAGTCCTGTCCGGCGTGGCCACCGACGACTCGGAGGCCAAGATCACCATCCTCGGCATCCCCGACAACCCGGGTGAGGCGGCCAAGGTGTTCCGCGCGTTGGCGGACGCCGAAATCAACATCGACATGGTGCTGCAAAACATCTCCTCGGCCGAGGACAACAAGACCGACATCACCTTCACCCTCCCGGTCGCCGACGGCGTCCGGGGTGTGGAGCTGCTGAGCGCGCTGAAGGACGCCGAGGGCTGGGACGATCTGGCCTACAACGACAGCATCGGCAAGGTCTCGCTCGTCGGCGCCGGCATGAAATCGCACCCGGGTGTCACCGCCGACTTCACCGAGGCGCTGCGCGACGCGGGCATCAACATCGAAATGATCACCACCTCCGAAATCCGCATCACGGCCGTGGTGCGCCAGGGCGACCTCGCCGAGGCCGCGCGCGCCATCCACTCGAAGTTCGACCTCGGTGGCGAGGAGCCCGCCGTGGTCTACGCGGGCACGGGGCGCTAA